From Streptomyces qinzhouensis, one genomic window encodes:
- a CDS encoding DUF998 domain-containing protein produces the protein MTAALIAIGALVYTAWLLEVVLSTGLDPVRTYVSELAAQDQPFGGLFRATDLAAGSLVCAGAALALAHTLRARHAPRRPWTVIGWAGVMFFGAATAVDSRLPLSCTPTADPECAARETAGLVPATHTAHAVSSSLAMTGALVGIVALTVAARRYGRWPELARFGPLLVALELLVTGWTLASIAAFEAGNGTWALGAGQRLQVFFVAVWLGLLALSVARETRRSPNRERRDREDTERTTDPRSAGGTGRPEAVAG, from the coding sequence ATGACCGCCGCACTCATAGCCATCGGCGCCCTCGTCTACACCGCGTGGCTCCTGGAAGTCGTCCTGTCGACCGGGCTCGACCCGGTGCGGACCTACGTCAGCGAACTCGCGGCCCAGGACCAGCCGTTCGGCGGGCTCTTCCGGGCCACCGACCTGGCCGCCGGATCGCTGGTGTGCGCGGGCGCCGCCCTCGCCCTCGCCCACACCCTGCGCGCCCGGCACGCGCCGCGCCGGCCCTGGACCGTGATCGGCTGGGCGGGTGTCATGTTCTTCGGCGCGGCGACCGCGGTCGACTCCCGGCTGCCCCTGAGCTGCACACCCACCGCAGACCCCGAGTGCGCCGCCCGCGAGACCGCGGGCCTGGTCCCCGCCACCCACACCGCGCACGCCGTCAGCAGCTCCCTCGCCATGACCGGCGCCCTGGTCGGGATCGTCGCCCTCACCGTGGCCGCCCGCCGCTACGGCCGCTGGCCCGAACTGGCCCGGTTCGGCCCGCTGCTCGTCGCCCTGGAACTGCTGGTGACCGGCTGGACCCTGGCGTCGATCGCCGCCTTCGAAGCCGGGAACGGCACCTGGGCACTGGGCGCCGGGCAGCGGCTCCAGGTGTTCTTCGTGGCAGTCTGGCTGGGACTGCTCGCGCTGTCGGTGGCCCGGGAGACACGGCGGTCACCGAATCGGGAGCGCCGGGACCGGGAGGACACGGAGCGCACGACGGACCCGCGGAGCGCGGGCGGTACGGGACGGCCGGAGGCGGTGGCAGGGTGA